One Bartonella tribocorum CIP 105476 genomic window carries:
- the dksA gene encoding RNA polymerase-binding protein DksA, with protein sequence MSEEIDGQYRPSEDEPFMNERQKAYFRAKLVSWKNDILKEARETLENLQEENVAQPDLTDRASCETDRTIELRARDRQRKLISKIDAALERIDNGTYGFCEETGDPISLKRLEARPIAVLSLEAQERHERREKVYRDD encoded by the coding sequence ATGAGCGAAGAGATTGATGGTCAATATCGCCCTAGTGAAGATGAGCCTTTTATGAATGAGCGGCAAAAGGCGTATTTTCGTGCTAAATTGGTTTCTTGGAAGAATGATATCTTAAAAGAAGCACGTGAGACTTTGGAAAATTTGCAGGAAGAGAATGTTGCTCAACCCGATTTAACCGATAGGGCATCTTGTGAAACTGATCGTACAATTGAATTACGTGCTCGTGATCGTCAGAGAAAACTTATTTCAAAAATAGATGCCGCCTTGGAGAGAATTGATAATGGGACATATGGTTTTTGCGAAGAAACTGGCGACCCCATTAGTTTAAAGCGTCTTGAGGCGCGACCGATTGCCGTTTTGTCTTTGGAAGCACAAGAACGTCACGAACGGCGTGAAAAAGTTTATCGTGA